atATTGGGCAATGGCTGAATCAGTTGCACACCCAAAGTAGGCCTATTTACATTCTTATCCACCACAATAGACATCCCTTAATTGCAATcgttcaaattttttaaattatatctataCGTCTATAGTTTTTGGAACAAAATGTTCCGTGTCCGTACAACGGAACACGTGAAcatctttcattattcttttgaAATCACTCAAATAAAGATgtctcaaatattttttttaaagatattttttaataattaaaatttaatatatataatcgattaaatcaggttatttttgtcaaaattaggctaCACAAATTAATTTAAGCAAAACAATggtgaatcaaattttgaactagtctaaattaatattttttttaggtttaattactctattagtccctatagtttcgtaaaattttcaattaggtccctataccatttttctttttaattgagtccctgcactaattttttttcaattaagtccttcttagtagtaattagcttaattttatagggacccaacttaaaaaaaagaattggtaTAGGGAcctcaataaaaagaaaagaaagtgtagggacccaattaaaaaaaaaattagtgcaaagactcaattaaaaggaaaaaaagtacagggacctaattgaaaattttgcaaaactataaggaccaacagagtaattaaacctttttttataaaaaatgactacaatacccttattatagaaaatgattaaaatattcttattaaaatactcttatatatatatatattttttaaaaattctaaatcctaatcctacgatagaaaaataaaggactaaaatttaagattctcaaaattaatatatataatagaagtattttagtcattttttataatagggtATTGTaatcattttctataaaaaataatattaatttagaccagttcaaaatttaattcactaattttccgtcaaatcaatttgtctagcctaattttaacaaaaataacacgatttaatcaattatatatattaaattttaattattaaaaaacaattttataaaaagatgtCTTCGACGTCTTTATTTGAGTCACTCccttattttttattctcttcgtACAAATACTCTGTCATAGAATTATCCATTCAATAAACCAATCCATTTTTTTACTACAACACAAGTTGTTCATCAATTCGATTAAAGTATTGATCATAGAGATTAATTTAAAGATAATGTATTCTGCTatcctaaaaaattttattgatattttttttataaattaatttgtccaaagtataaattctcaaaaatttatttatcattttactctattatttatatcatataatTCTATAAATTCTAATGTAATATTTTATTAGGATTGCTACACATCTAACTTTTTGTCATCCAAGTTTAACTAAGTAGGTCCAACATCAACAACAACCACTTTTATGAAAAGAGCGTCATTACACgcgctttttcttgttttcctcCCCGCGTTTCTTCTTCTGTTCTTTTAAATACACGCATAtgtcctcttcttcttcttttagaTTCACGCAtacttcctcttcctcctccttcgcACACGCAGATTCTTTTTctgcttctcctcctcctcttcctcctcctcatcatcttcttctttttctctttcattgtcatcatcaccaacaacaccaacattttgctcatgaattattttttcaatcgaattgaatggaatgcgattgctaaattgaattgaattgaatggacgcaggagttttgaattgaattgaattgataatcttAAATTGTAGACACAGGTGTTTTGAAGTTGATtttataatggataatgttccgTTCATTTAGTATTATAAAATTGTTTCACTTTAATaacgtgttcggttcattatgcaaaaacctgttttgaattttgattttatataatgaatGATGTTtcattcatttagtactatacaattattTAACCTTAATAACCTATTCAGTTCattatgaattaaatttaatggACGCAGGTGTtctgaattaaattgaattaataatctctaagaggaggaaaagaaagaggagaagaacaaaaaggaaagaagaaaaacatgTGTGTGCAAATttggaagaaggagaagaaggaggagggaagaagaagaacctgcgcaaatttggaagaagaagaagaagaggaagaaatacgaggaggaggagaaggaaaaagaaacggagaaggagaaggagaaggaaaaggagaaggagaaggagcgcatgatttgaaaaattattacaaCAACTTGGATACACTTAAATAAATTTGGATAAGAATTTTGCTTGAATGTAAagttttattcatattttataatactcaaaataaattaaactaaaatcaTGTATTAAAATTACTCTTTTAATAACCATCCAAAAAagtttttatatgataaaatacTCTAAATATCATAATCAAACATTTTTCTAGACAAATTATCCTTTTTAGAcaaattatttgtatatttttaacaCACCAATTTATACATTAATCAATCAACACATAATTaaagtttaaataaaaataaatacacagatattttttaaattttatgtcacAAATGGATATAAATGATgcataaattaattatcacaGATGATACCGcatattcatataaaaaatagaaattgtgAACAACATGAACAATAAGCTACATTCTAGGTCCACTAAATATGAAGATAGTATCCAATATAATTACTCTAATGTGTTTACAATTTCACTTTTTCCATTTATCTTTTTTCCTAACCTAAATTCTATTTTCACCTACCCCTAATATTAACCCTAATTTTTCACTGTCACCTTCCCTATCGCCAGAAACAAAGCTTCCAAGTGCCGCCCTCGCCTGCCATTGCTAATCCGCTAAGGAGAATCACAGTTCTCCAGTTGCTCGGACGCTGCATCATTGCCGCTGTGTTACTGCCGCGCAATTGCGTCTTCTCCCCATCCTTCGCGCACCGCTATTCTGCCCATTTAGAAGCCCACGAAGTGACGTCTCACCGTTGCTGAGCAAGAGGCCTATTCTGTCGCTGCTCCAATGCTGCACTTTTGCCCTTACTTCCACGCTGATGCGTCGTGTTTTTGCCACTTTTATCGTGTGCTGCTTTGCTTCGTTCACCTAAATGGTATGACCCAAATAAACATCCACATTTTAGTGAAAAGAACTGTCCAACAGTAGCGGTGACGACACAGGATTGCGAGAGAGCGGTTGTGACTGAAGGATTACCATGAGTTCATAACACGTAGCGGAAGAAAAGAAGGTTATCCTAAAGATCGATTTTGTGCTTAAACGTTATTCCAATAATATATAGATCAGATCTAAATACCTTTAGACGCTTTAGTAAAAACTTTATTCTTCGATTGTACGTAGACTCAatgcgtatccacaccgagaccaaCCTTTGCTGTCAACTCTTTGACTAATGGACATCTGATataaattgagaaacctcttgcaactctttgcacgCCATAAAATTATTCTCCAAAAATTAGGCTCACATATGTTTATGTATgtagaggtaaaggaataaaacccttctgttttattctctttatgtcctctactcttggcatacatatatatagcacgaaatttgttattgattttaaatttgaatctcaattcaaatttgaatcatatcttactattttaaacttgaatctttcaaatttatgaattatatcataactcaatttgaaacagaattagttaggatctcatccaaatttagaattcaagtttagaaatagaataactaattattctcaaatctcatttaatattctcaattatcatattattattatattcttagtgctagcaaagaatataataatatttcatttgaattaatataattatttatttgatcaaatcaaaataataattaaataattctacacCAAAGATTAGAACATTCGTTAGTGTGTGATTctataggttcaatactaagcgggtagtaaattagtcatactaactttactaatcaaggttggcatCTAGCAACACTTCTcaacgacccgatagtatgaagtaatatatttttactaagaatctcagaagaacaaagtataattccttccatctttctaactcttggttaacccttagagtatggtttaattgtcaaactctaacttgttaccattattataatgaactgtgaatgacctaagaaactcatttcttcattcattcaattctcttggccaaggttttattcatcttagtcattataatcatagagctcaaactctttatcgagagttgacggattccttattgattaatcattaattctacaagtatttaaatcatacccaataccctttcaactagcaccctagggtattaggtgtctgaaatcaaagtataataaatacattattaattactatgacagtcgcagatgaaaggaaactctattactatattcatcttgagaatattctattgacaaatatgtggtaattataaccattaggaattctcagagtgagtcagttcaatggtcatatctctatatgtactatctatatatataatttataaatgagatctattaatcttcatccaatgaagaccattatatatatatatatatatattgatcttttcGGATTATTAaggtcctttttaataatcctatgaccaagaataatttagattaaattataaaagatttatctctcaatattatgattactatcacaatgataaatctctaaatttagtCAAAaaccttattatattaacattttaatataataacaataacaaattatttgacacgtGATTGATTGAATTGTGGTCATACTATTTATTTCCAACACTGATGGCAGCCCAGAATTGTGAGAGAGCAGTTGCAGCGATTGCATGTAGAACGCAATATAATGACACTCGTAGCTGGGCGTTGATAAACcacatttgtagggtttatcttgtgttgaatttaagggattttatgaccttttacccacatttattcaatgaaatagcatagtttcatgattgtctcccaatttgtgcttaagtgtgaaaacatgctttctaaaccttaaattagttaattttaatttacctttgattccactagatgtcttgatttgtttgttaagtgatttcaggttgaaaagggctaggaatcaaaggagtgaaaagaaagcatacaaagtggagaagatcatgaaaagtcaaagaattgaacttgcccatggacgcgcgcgcgcaccagGCGCTCATgcgcaccttgcgaattaccccatggacgcgtacgcgtgctgtgcgcgtacgcgtcggtgctggtatatgattttttaatgaaaacgtggccagcgaattcagaaggtttgtggggcccaatcccaaccaactttggcgccaaaaatgctatttaaagccaatgattgaagagcaaagggggattccatcattcacactcattaagattagtttagagttagtttctagagagagaaactctcacttctctttaggattaggattagaattaggtttagttcttagatctaggttttaatctttgctattatctacttctacctttcaattccttgttgttacattcattcttcttctattcttttgttgtatttttctttatgttgttctcatactttgttgtagatctactcttgttcctcctcttttctttcaattcaattagaggtaattcataataattgtgtttcttttaattgttgccATTGATttcttgcaataattgttgttagattttattcttgttgattgatttactatgctttatTCGTTttccttccaagtgtttgataaaatgtttggttgaattttagagtagaattttgtgCTCTTgacttggaaaggtaacttaaaaactcttgagttactaatgtccaagtaattgatgattgggagccattgactctagttctcactaattgaattagtggagagttaggacctatggatttggattgatatatctcatttaacttttctttactactagttagaggatgatttaacgAGATTAATCCTTgtcaattctcatattgtggttagtgatagggatagagatccttgaccaccaaatcTTGCCACTACCTTTCTAGCCATTAGTTTACCTTCTTGCCATtcatttttcatgtttcttatcaaaactccaaaaataactcataaccaataacaagacactttattgcaattcttaAGAAGAATGACCCGATGTTTAATatttcggtttatagattttaggggtttgttatttgtgacaaacaaatttttgtatgaaaagattattgttggtttagaaactatacttgcaacgagaatttatttgtgaatttctaaaccgtcaaaaaacCAATCATCAGGCGTGTACCTATCGACGACTCTCCTTCCGAAGACGAAAGAGATCTATGTAGGTGGATCGACGACACACTGTGGATGCCGAGCGGCATAGTGTGAACGGCGATCGGTTGAAAAAAATCAGAAAGACGATGTGAAGAAACGAAAGATgacatttgaaaaaaatataaaaaatttaaaaaatttaaaatttaaattttaaattttaaaattaaaattaacttttaattaacttattatttacaTTGTTTAAAAAAGGCTTGGCAGTTGGCATTCATTCCACCGTGTTGCAGGAAGCTTCCACCGAAACGAGCAAACAAGTATACATTTTTGCTTTTGACTTTGACCCAAATCTAAAATCAAAAACCCCCTTCAGCGGATCGTCGAGATCcccactttgttcttcattcttctcaATGGGACTCCTTCCCTTTGCCTTCGCCGGCACGGCTTTCATCCTAATCGGTGCCCACGAAGCCCTTCAAGCCACCTTCTCCAACCGCAAACAAGATTCCCAATCTCGATCTCAatcctctctcttctccatcTCCGTCTCCATCTTCTCTGCCTTCTTCATCATCAACTCCCTCGTCTCCCTCTTCGACGCACACAACTCAAACGACGCCGTTGGCTCCGTCCTCCAACTCCAGCTCATATCAATCGCCCTCCTTTTCCTCTCTTactccctcctctctctcttcacCTTCCCCCTCCCTCTCCCCTCATCATTATTAGAACTCCTTGCTGCCTTCGCCTTCGTCGAAGAGTTCCTCTTGTTCTACCTTCAGAGGAAGGATCCAAGCGGGGTCGAAAACCGTTACTACAGTCTCTTGCTGGTTCCCATCGCTGTATGTGTTTTCTCCACTTTTCTTGAATTGAAGTCTCCGGGCTCCGCTTTCCCCAAATTGGGCCGTGGAATGGGCCTCATCCTTCAGGGCACGTGGATCATTCAGATTGGCCTGGCTTTGTTCTCCGGCTGGGTGGCGCAGGGGTGCTCCCTGCACCAGCTGAGCAGGGGAAACTATACTCTGAGGTGCAAGGGCCACATGGACTACCACAGAGCCAGCGCCCTTGCCACGCTTCAGTTCAACTGCCAACTTGCTCTCATGGTTGTTCTTTCTGTTGGTGCTTATTCGGTAATCTCTGCGAAGAATGGAGGATCTCTAGAATCTTCTTCTGCTGCTGCCAGTTACAGGCCGATTGGTTTTGCTGAGATGCAGCAGTTGGAGAATTCCACGAATTTCACTTTGgattctgatgatgatgatggtgaagaGAGGCAGAAGGGGACTGTTGTTGAACATGGTAATATGAATGGTCATGGTAGAAGTCATTAACATGGTGGTGATAATCATGGTTTTGTATAGGATCATTATCTTGTTTCATATTGTTAGGAAACAGAGTAAATCAGGGTTCAATAGTTGgttcttgttgatttcttgctaTTCTGTATTTTTCTAGTTTTGGCTTGGGAtccatttgatttcttttattggaatgtgaattttttttcctcttgGAGTATATGTGACTCCCCATACTTTTAAGTGGTAATGTTTATAGTTCTTGTGCGTTAAATTAGTGCTGATGAATGCGACAGCATGGGGACTTGGCTAAAGTATTACTTTGTAGCTGTAAAACTCAATCATGGGAATACGGACAATTAGAATTAGAAGCATTTTGAACACTATGAACAATTGGAAGCATTTTGTTTTGCTATTCATATCAGTTAATTTGGATGCTACAAGGGAAATTTTGCGGGGGGCTAAAATCCTTTGCCCTGATAGTGGTTCCTTTTATTATCGCAAGAAAGCTTGAGATGTAGCCTTGTTATCGCAATGGAAATTGTCTCGTTATATAGcaatatttctatatttttatacgtgttttacatattttttaatagaatgaTTAACTACTAAcataatcaatcatattaaaattaattattagtataaattatatatttaaatataaaataaatgttaaaaataaattaagttataaatatatttatatataaacatataaTGGTCGATTTCGTAACTGATTTTATTTAcacacaatattttttataaatataagcacaataaataatagatattaGACATATATGTATAAAGAGAAGTGTTActtcaacaaaaaataattttatgactgAGAACAGACAGAAAATTATCCAATCACACATTCTGTAAAGCAAATTACTTTTCTACTCTCACTCTATGCAAAGCAAAGATTTGTTCTTTTTCTCCCACTTCTTATCGACAAACTTACAAATCCAAGTTCTAACGTGTCTTCCAATGCAAAATCAGGACACACAATCTCGtctctgtttttactttttagtgGTTCGCTTTGTGCTGGTAGCAACACAATTGTCTATACTGAAGATTAACGATGAGGTTGAATTTGATTTGTTTATGAAGCTTGTGGTAGGCTTAAAGAAGGGGGGTtaaatctatgccttcctttttagTTGCtgttataactttttaaaataaaatttttaattctgattctgtttgtactcagcggtaaaaatttatgagacaatttatttttgtctcatgaatatcagaaaacagaacacagaagagaagagaaaaactaACACTAGCATATATCCTgattcggttgccttgtgctatgcaacctacgtccagtctcttccacaacaatggaggaatttccactatagttaaaagtattacatacactaaTTTTATACTCAAGTTCTAatctaacttgacattggctatgctaacacctaactattcactcttagtgctaacccaactaagaaaaggatacctaacaggtacaagatacgagacacttaaccaacctaaagaaatcagaaaataactctagacttttctctcaagtgtatcactcagccttttttcactcatggcttttacttgagctttctaACAGTaccttttctcacaagaaattacagaaaaataaacttagaaaagtacattacaatctgtaaaacatgaaggagattgacttcatcaacagcctcttaGCCATGTGCATAACCAGATTCGCAGATTCGCAAACCTCAGATTGAGTTCTTCAGTGTTGACCggatgcttctttgaaagaaagcattatccaagtagagaaACTTTTCTTCAGAACACAACTCAcaaactctggttttctctccttactTCTGAATGAGCAGAAAGTTTTCTTTTaactccttgcatgttgctgggttcttcttctgaactcaacaccttgagccttgagtttcaccaacccacagattcactttttctccTTAAACATCAAAGTAGGACCTTTGCTTCTGACTTCTCCAACTTGACCGAAAACTATGAAGAAGTAACCGAAATTGTCTTCCAATGTTCAACCAAATCTGAACCATAGAGatgcaacttggtccccaagaatctCTTGTGACCATGGATTTGTAGCAGTGAAGAACAGAGATCAACTTTCCTTTGTATCCCATTTCGGACCGAGCAGAGAGTTggaaggaagagaagaaacTTTGATGCATGCAAGAGGAAATGGGTTACCTTTAACCTTTTCTTAAGCTAGATTTGGTTTGAACTTGTTGAAATGACATCTGCctttcaagcttaatttctctttcttacttcttTGGTGATTTGCTTAGGAAGgaagctctctctctttctctttcttaattTTCTGAAGCTCTGATTTGACTATGACAAAAGAGAGGGGAACGTTGCTTTGGTTGGAGCAAGATggagagaattaaaattaagcTGGGTTTGGTTCGGGTATTCATTTGAGCAACCCATTtgacttctttcttttctttttcttgggcttctatttttgttttcagcCCACCATtcttttctatttgtttttcATTCCATTTGGGCTATGAAATTGGATTTTTGGCCtgcaacaataaataattagtaatatgcaaatataattaatcaacactaattatttattttacccaaaaataatgtttgtcatcactaattaatttagttaatttcttaactcaacaatctcccccttgatgacaaacatgattTAAGCAATAAGAAAAAGGAATGATTTTGagtaaggtttagaaactccctttgatttttatcatttacttttatgttgctccctctttccttttcaaaattagcTTTCCCTGGATTTatgctcttttcttcttttctgtttataTATGCTTATATGGAACCAAACAGATGCTATATACTAACCAAAAATACAGCAAACAGTGATAGTTTTGATGGCTAAAATAGAGCCTTAACACAACAGGGTTAGGGTCAAGATAGCAACATATCATACAGCAAGTTTTCAACCTCATTCACAACAGTTCACAATATTTGCAAACATTTGCAAATCAAGATTATTAAAATATGCAACAGTCAAACAAAATCCACAAAAAACATTAATCAAAAGCAACTTCAGTCAATTTAGCATTTAGCATTCCAGCTATTGCACCtattactcccccttttgtcatcaagggtggaTAATAAGCAAGGTCAACAAAATCATCATTATAAATTCTGCAAGGAAATGTTAGATCATAGTTCAAAGTTCtaactaaaataacaaaagtgCAGCGGTATTTAgagttattacagtcatccaagaTAAAAATAGTTCAATAGTAGCAAAAGAAGCATATTTCATGAGATAAAAAGAGAGCAGCAGTAGCAGTTTTTTATGAGACAAATCATAGGCATCAGAACTATTCTCCTTTGAGTCAGCTTCCTCTTTAACATCAGTGACAGGGTCTTCATCCTTTTGAAGGTTATCAATAAAAGTCATGAATACAGCCACTCTATCCCTTGATTTCTTTAGGAAATTCTCATGCTTGCTGGCTAGCTTCCTTTGTTCCTTGCTCATGGCAATCATATGATTGGATTGGGAGACAAACTCCTGAACAACATCTTTGATTACATTCAGCAAAGACGATTTCTTTCCAGTAGATATGGATGTGCCCTCagtagagagagaaggagatTTCTCAGGAACAAAgacatcatcttcatcatctaaGACCACCCGTTCAGATTGAGTAGGTCCTTTGGGctgtttcactgaaccaccCCCTTTTAGGTATGAATGTCTATTTTGATATTTCTCATTGGTCAAGTCAACACCAAAATACTCAAATATGCAAGTtagaaacatgccataaggaagTGCTTTGTCCTTTTCACTTCTAACAGAATCAAACATATATCTAACCATCAAGTATGCAaatgaaatttcagttttagtGAGAAGGGCATATAAAACAAGAGTATCAGTGTAGGAAACTctttgatatgaaccactttTAGGGAGAATGATGTGGTTGATAATACGGTGCAACTGAGCACGTTCATATCCTAGGGCTTTGTGAGTGGGTGTAATGCCATCAATTAAAGAAACATGTTCATAAATATGAGCCAATGCATCATGGTAAGAAATTCCAACACCTTCATCCCACTTAACCGAAGTGTAAGCACAAGGACCAACGTCAGTATACTTCAAAGCATCACTGATAGTTTCATTGTTTAAAACTATGTCTCGGCTCTTTACATATGAGTGTGCAGTGCCTTCATGATAAGTCATGTTGgcataaaattctttgaccAATAAGGGATAAACAGGCGTTTTGATGTCAAAAAGATGATTTCAGTCTAGAAAAATCAAGTTATCAACAAAtggaaaaccttttcttttcaaagattGCAAATCAGCTAGAAAAGATGGACACAGGGTACGATACTTGATAACCCCATCATAGAAGTCATGATTCATGACAGATTTGAATCTATAGGGATTATAGTTCGAATGAGAGGTCAAAAAATGAGCTTTGTGATCAAAAGGTCCAATGTCTGGTTCTTTAACAGTTTTGAGAGGGACTCGAGTTTTACCTCGTTGAGAGCGCACATGAACCGACCTGGATTTGGGTTGTGTTGGTTCGGGAACTGGTTCTTCAACCACCGGACGTTTGCCTTTGGAGGAGCTTGGCTTTGAAGAACTAGGTTTTGAGGAGCCTGGTTTGGAAGGCGTCGTTTTTGGTGGTGGCATCGGCTTGGCAAGGGCTGGGAATCATGGCGTGGGCTTGGTCCGCGCCATAGGAGCAGTGCGAGGAGGAGAGGTAGGAGGAGAAGGTGAGGGAGTGAAAGCAGGGTCTTGAGAGCGAGTTGATGGTCTAGGATATCCTGGAAGCTTATGGATCTTTTCATGCGGTTCTCTTTTAGCAATAACTTTCTTCCCCATTTGGTTAGATTTAGGCTTTTGAGGG
This portion of the Arachis duranensis cultivar V14167 chromosome 6, aradu.V14167.gnm2.J7QH, whole genome shotgun sequence genome encodes:
- the LOC107495078 gene encoding uncharacterized protein LOC107495078 — its product is MGLLPFAFAGTAFILIGAHEALQATFSNRKQDSQSRSQSSLFSISVSIFSAFFIINSLVSLFDAHNSNDAVGSVLQLQLISIALLFLSYSLLSLFTFPLPLPSSLLELLAAFAFVEEFLLFYLQRKDPSGVENRYYSLLLVPIAVCVFSTFLELKSPGSAFPKLGRGMGLILQGTWIIQIGLALFSGWVAQGCSLHQLSRGNYTLRCKGHMDYHRASALATLQFNCQLALMVVLSVGAYSVISAKNGGSLESSSAAASYRPIGFAEMQQLENSTNFTLDSDDDDGEERQKGTVVEHGNMNGHGRSH